The following are from one region of the Marinomonas sp. CT5 genome:
- a CDS encoding TRAP transporter small permease subunit, which yields MTIKKTSQVMAAFLRFSTLLARISDVVAASILAAIISINCLSIVARYVLDSPIGWGEEFMRYSIIWAVYIAAGATFRYSEQMVIDLIDLVPSAIVRKLAAFVSLIATLFLAAVVVSLGFIFILDTGQVSPSMRIPMWIPYSAVVLGYLLIAIQALAAFLESVMKPSSDIGESL from the coding sequence ATGACGATAAAAAAAACGTCTCAGGTAATGGCAGCTTTTCTACGCTTTAGCACATTACTCGCACGTATTAGTGATGTTGTGGCAGCAAGCATTTTAGCCGCTATTATCTCAATCAACTGTTTATCTATAGTGGCTCGTTACGTATTAGATTCTCCTATAGGGTGGGGAGAAGAATTTATGCGTTATAGCATCATTTGGGCTGTTTATATCGCCGCGGGGGCTACGTTTCGTTATAGCGAACAAATGGTTATAGATTTAATTGATTTGGTACCTAGTGCCATTGTACGAAAATTAGCCGCTTTCGTTTCCTTGATTGCAACGCTTTTTTTAGCCGCTGTTGTAGTGTCTCTTGGTTTTATTTTCATTTTAGATACGGGGCAAGTGTCGCCTTCAATGCGTATTCCTATGTGGATCCCTTATAGCGCAGTTGTTCTAGGCTATTTATTGATTGCTATACAGGCTTTGGCCGCTTTTTTAGAGTCGGTTATGAAACCCTCTAGCGATATTGGAGAATCATTATGA
- a CDS encoding carbohydrate porin, giving the protein MKKTILHTAIVGSLLSISAVQAAPSFDADFELNTNAISKSVGDSTYSQDGRVALNVSGKHISGDNFFAGKGTALIKTDGTTSVDDAYIQLGNSAWDLQAGRFEGVNLFPKGKDTVVENVSIDSDVSVYEANWARGRADGDAGQFALHFNASENVKFELDTIYGSVDGDDTKAISGFRPSVTFNAGGATITAGYESVNYDQTATKKVKKSGYAIAANFDVAAANVNLAAAFGKNDETDDKVTSVTANMTYGNFGLGLISSSVDNKTGDDPSLLTTYVAYTMPVLDIENATVTLAGSYSKANNLAAGANDKITAARVRFNYGF; this is encoded by the coding sequence ATGAAAAAAACAATTCTACATACTGCTATTGTTGGAAGTTTACTATCTATCAGTGCAGTTCAAGCCGCTCCTTCCTTCGACGCTGATTTCGAATTAAATACCAATGCTATTTCTAAATCCGTCGGTGATTCTACCTATTCGCAAGATGGCCGTGTCGCATTAAACGTTAGTGGTAAGCATATTTCTGGCGATAATTTCTTTGCAGGCAAAGGAACGGCTTTGATCAAAACCGATGGTACGACATCTGTTGATGATGCTTATATTCAACTTGGTAATAGTGCTTGGGATCTACAAGCCGGTCGCTTTGAAGGTGTGAACCTGTTTCCTAAAGGAAAAGACACGGTTGTAGAAAATGTTTCTATAGATTCTGATGTAAGTGTTTATGAAGCAAATTGGGCTCGTGGTCGTGCAGATGGTGATGCTGGTCAGTTTGCTTTGCACTTTAATGCTAGTGAAAATGTTAAGTTTGAGCTTGATACTATTTACGGTTCGGTAGATGGTGATGATACCAAAGCGATTTCAGGCTTCCGTCCTTCTGTTACTTTTAATGCTGGCGGGGCCACGATTACGGCTGGTTACGAAAGTGTTAACTATGACCAAACTGCAACGAAGAAAGTGAAAAAGTCCGGCTATGCAATAGCGGCTAACTTTGATGTTGCCGCAGCGAATGTGAATCTTGCTGCAGCCTTTGGTAAAAATGATGAAACTGACGATAAAGTAACTTCTGTTACCGCAAACATGACTTACGGAAACTTTGGTTTAGGTTTGATTTCGTCTTCTGTTGATAATAAGACAGGCGATGATCCATCATTGCTAACAACTTATGTTGCATACACTATGCCTGTGTTGGATATTGAAAACGCAACCGTTACTCTTGCTGGATCATACTCCAAAGCCAATAATTTAGCTGCAGGTGCAAATGATAAAATAACTGCAGCGCGTGTTCGCTTTAACTATGGCTTCTAA
- a CDS encoding ribokinase — MSITIYGSINLDITTYVKEFPSPGETIHANNYSIELGGKGANQAVAVRKLSPQGGRFVAAVGMDAFGAKARKELERFDICLDHVMSVSANTGIALIHVNESAQNTISIVGGANMSWSDTGPDPDVFHDTQVLLVQLETPLQAVRSAMALARKRGAYVILDPAPASDVNEIKPLIEFADAITPNESECEAIIGWRPKTRDEAEQAAKELLSYGLQLAIVKLGSHGLSFACSDGTSGSIPSFVVDACDTVAAGDAFCGALAVALYEKMTLKDALRFASATGALTATKPGAANAIPLRSEVDEFLLRN, encoded by the coding sequence ATGAGTATTACTATTTACGGCTCAATTAACCTGGATATAACGACTTATGTTAAAGAGTTTCCAAGTCCTGGTGAAACTATTCATGCAAACAATTATTCTATTGAATTAGGGGGTAAAGGCGCCAATCAAGCCGTTGCTGTGCGAAAGCTTTCTCCGCAAGGAGGGCGTTTTGTTGCAGCGGTTGGAATGGACGCCTTTGGTGCAAAGGCGCGTAAAGAATTAGAGCGCTTTGATATTTGTCTTGATCATGTTATGTCTGTTTCTGCCAACACTGGTATTGCACTTATTCATGTGAATGAGTCTGCACAAAATACTATTTCTATTGTTGGCGGTGCCAACATGAGTTGGTCGGATACGGGGCCTGATCCGGATGTTTTTCATGACACTCAGGTTCTTTTGGTTCAGTTGGAAACGCCATTGCAAGCGGTTCGTTCGGCTATGGCTTTGGCGCGTAAAAGAGGTGCTTATGTCATTCTTGACCCTGCTCCAGCTAGCGATGTAAATGAAATCAAGCCGTTAATAGAATTTGCTGATGCTATTACACCAAATGAAAGTGAATGTGAGGCGATAATAGGCTGGCGTCCAAAAACAAGAGATGAAGCAGAACAAGCGGCTAAGGAACTACTGTCTTATGGCTTACAGTTGGCCATTGTGAAGCTTGGTTCGCATGGTTTATCTTTTGCTTGTTCGGATGGGACGTCAGGAAGTATTCCTAGTTTTGTCGTTGATGCTTGCGATACTGTGGCTGCGGGCGATGCTTTTTGTGGAGCCTTGGCTGTTGCATTGTATGAAAAAATGACTTTAAAGGATGCTCTTCGCTTTGCTTCGGCAACAGGAGCTTTAACGGCAACTAAGCCTGGAGCAGCAAACGCTATTCCTTTGAGATCTGAGGTTGATGAATTTCTTTTAAGAAATTAG
- a CDS encoding TRAP transporter substrate-binding protein: protein MAMVLMGSMVGTVQSETLRFATTLPEADNPETQAMKAFKKYVEFHSSGDVDVQLLHGGVGGDRELLESVRSNIFQMTATTDGALASFYPKVQVFSTPYLFSSVRSAMKFMNDSAVMDDFVADVSKVAGLQIVGFAADGFRNFVNNKHPIRKPEDVKGLKLRSMESPVMISLMKSLGAAPTPIPFPESAMAIRQGVVDGGENPPSTVINGGWADVIKYMSLDEHIFSAVFVYANPSFLAKLNDQSRRAVLDGVQLYTSIMLAGKGQGYLDDTQRIRDKGVDVYVNSADEKALFREKAQAPVLEFLSKELGADYVNNFISAVQENEDTLYKK, encoded by the coding sequence ATGGCTATGGTCTTGATGGGCTCAATGGTAGGAACTGTTCAGTCTGAAACCTTGAGATTCGCGACGACATTGCCTGAAGCCGATAATCCAGAAACGCAGGCAATGAAAGCTTTTAAAAAGTATGTGGAGTTTCATTCCAGTGGTGATGTTGATGTACAGCTACTGCATGGCGGTGTTGGTGGTGATCGCGAATTACTAGAAAGTGTACGTAGCAATATTTTCCAAATGACTGCTACGACTGATGGCGCATTAGCCTCTTTCTATCCAAAGGTTCAAGTGTTTTCAACTCCTTATCTTTTCAGTTCTGTGCGATCTGCAATGAAGTTTATGAATGACTCCGCCGTGATGGACGACTTTGTTGCTGACGTCTCAAAAGTAGCGGGCTTACAAATTGTAGGTTTTGCGGCAGACGGTTTTCGAAACTTTGTTAATAACAAACATCCAATTCGTAAACCTGAAGATGTTAAGGGCTTGAAACTACGCTCAATGGAAAGTCCTGTCATGATTTCTCTAATGAAAAGCTTGGGTGCTGCTCCGACCCCGATTCCTTTTCCTGAAAGTGCAATGGCAATTCGTCAAGGTGTTGTAGATGGGGGAGAAAATCCACCTTCAACAGTTATTAATGGCGGATGGGCTGACGTTATTAAGTATATGTCCCTTGATGAGCATATTTTCTCTGCTGTGTTCGTTTATGCTAATCCCAGCTTTTTAGCGAAATTAAACGATCAAAGCCGTCGTGCTGTTCTTGATGGTGTGCAGTTGTACACATCAATTATGTTAGCTGGTAAAGGGCAAGGATACCTAGATGATACACAGCGTATTCGCGATAAAGGTGTTGATGTTTATGTCAATTCAGCGGATGAAAAGGCACTTTTCAGAGAAAAAGCACAAGCACCTGTTTTGGAGTTCTTGTCTAAAGAGTTAGGCGCTGATTATGTGAATAACTTCATTTCAGCTGTACAAGAAAATGAAGATACACTTTATAAAAAATAA
- a CDS encoding GGDEF domain-containing protein: protein MTIKSRLLLLTTLILALFCFLAWLSMRVMAEGIIVSWVERYAEKQIQYDKVRTLLPLIQEVKLSKEFAQLESLKAWAKQPFDEGLKQEALKDAEAFRYRFSDDSYFIALKGSEQYFYSDANEASKQDLYRYTLDETKPADAWFYQIMAKKLDLHLNVNPDVELGLVKLWSDVLIRDGDDVLGVVGTGLDLSDFLYQMVEKQDIYSAIVFTNYEGSIQLHQKTELIDYAAVTKQAQDKKLIFQLLDDDISRKKLKQGFELAKQETNQVETYSLQKNGVRQLASVIYIPEIDWFQVNFIEIDNFLPLAEFSGLLLMFFICLVCALVIVHLLLTVMVTKPLGELDLSIQALANNKDRAPFLSRFAVPEIKRLASHYQTMATSLLEYQHELEDKVAERTAELSRISILDPLTELYNRRGFEAHMVEYMQKWQQYEQPFSLINLDVNEFKSINDQYGHAVGDLVLQKIAAYLMDIVGEDGVVARWGGDEFLILVTQEKSQNSISARLKSTEATVKVLVNGAYVTVKFSVGSASVQKNDTLESLLHRADKAMYFEKFHGAFRNE, encoded by the coding sequence ATGACAATTAAGTCACGACTTTTGCTATTAACCACTTTAATTTTAGCGCTGTTTTGTTTCTTGGCTTGGCTGTCGATGCGAGTAATGGCGGAAGGCATTATTGTCAGCTGGGTAGAGAGATACGCAGAAAAACAAATCCAATATGACAAGGTTCGGACCTTGTTGCCTTTGATTCAAGAGGTCAAGTTGTCCAAGGAGTTTGCCCAGCTTGAATCACTAAAAGCTTGGGCTAAGCAGCCTTTCGATGAGGGGCTAAAGCAAGAAGCGCTAAAAGATGCAGAGGCTTTTCGTTATAGGTTTTCTGATGATTCTTACTTTATTGCTTTAAAAGGAAGTGAACAATATTTTTACAGCGACGCTAATGAAGCTTCAAAACAGGATTTGTATCGTTACACCTTAGATGAAACAAAGCCTGCGGATGCTTGGTTTTATCAGATAATGGCAAAAAAACTTGATCTACACTTGAATGTGAACCCAGATGTTGAGCTAGGTCTTGTTAAGCTTTGGAGTGATGTTTTAATTCGCGATGGTGATGATGTATTGGGTGTCGTTGGTACAGGGCTCGACTTGTCTGATTTTCTTTATCAAATGGTTGAAAAACAAGATATTTATTCCGCGATTGTTTTTACTAATTATGAAGGCTCTATCCAACTCCATCAAAAAACTGAATTGATTGATTACGCAGCTGTCACCAAACAAGCTCAGGATAAAAAGCTCATTTTTCAGTTATTAGATGATGATATTTCTAGGAAGAAGCTCAAGCAAGGGTTTGAATTAGCTAAGCAAGAAACGAATCAAGTTGAGACCTATTCCCTTCAGAAAAATGGCGTTCGTCAGCTTGCTAGTGTGATTTACATTCCTGAAATCGATTGGTTTCAAGTGAATTTCATTGAAATTGATAACTTTCTACCGCTAGCCGAATTCTCAGGGCTTTTGTTGATGTTTTTCATTTGTCTTGTTTGCGCCTTAGTTATTGTTCATTTGTTATTGACGGTCATGGTGACCAAACCACTAGGCGAGTTGGACTTATCTATTCAGGCCTTAGCGAACAATAAAGACCGAGCCCCTTTTCTTTCCCGTTTTGCTGTACCTGAAATCAAGCGATTAGCATCTCACTATCAAACTATGGCGACATCGCTTTTAGAGTACCAGCATGAACTTGAGGATAAAGTGGCGGAGCGCACGGCTGAATTAAGCCGAATTTCAATATTGGACCCTTTAACAGAGCTATATAACCGACGTGGTTTTGAAGCTCATATGGTCGAGTATATGCAAAAATGGCAACAATATGAGCAACCTTTTAGCTTAATTAATCTAGATGTAAATGAATTTAAATCAATAAATGATCAATATGGCCATGCTGTGGGTGATCTTGTTTTGCAAAAAATAGCCGCGTACCTAATGGATATTGTTGGTGAAGACGGTGTGGTAGCAAGATGGGGTGGTGATGAGTTTCTGATTTTGGTTACGCAAGAGAAAAGTCAAAACAGCATTTCAGCACGACTAAAAAGTACTGAAGCCACTGTGAAGGTCCTGGTTAATGGTGCTTACGTAACTGTGAAGTTTAGTGTCGGGAGTGCTTCTGTTCAAAAAAATGACACATTGGAATCGCTCCTGCACAGAGCGGATAAGGCCATGTATTTTGAAAAATTTCATGGTGCTTTTCGGAATGAATAA
- a CDS encoding phosphoglycerate dehydrogenase: MPNQKILVLTEQFNNQSPLFDPLRSAGYEVVVNETGRLPTAEQLKAMLADNVVATIAGGEPYTPEVIATASSLKIIARWGVGYDQVNVPAATSAGIPLAMAFGENHESVAEYAHAMALSLACGIGRRDAMVKSGEWYFDGFHPGLWGRTAGLIGLGRIGGAMARRLIGQGMTVLVADPQLSQEAAADAGVKIVDLDTLLAQSDLVSIHAPSIPSTRHMMNDEAFAKMKPGAIIVNTSRGPLIDQAALLRALKSGRLGGAGLDVFEIEPLPENDPLREQSNVILSPHVSGMDRMAEELVTKRCINNILTWLHGNPSDLVPYVVNPETLSLKENTK, encoded by the coding sequence ATGCCAAATCAAAAAATACTTGTTCTGACGGAACAGTTTAATAATCAAAGTCCTTTATTTGATCCTTTGCGAAGTGCTGGATACGAGGTTGTTGTGAATGAGACTGGCCGTTTACCTACCGCTGAACAGCTCAAAGCTATGTTAGCTGACAATGTGGTAGCAACCATAGCAGGGGGAGAACCTTATACACCTGAAGTTATAGCTACTGCCTCTTCTTTGAAAATTATTGCTCGATGGGGGGTTGGTTATGATCAAGTTAATGTGCCTGCAGCCACATCAGCAGGTATTCCTCTTGCCATGGCGTTTGGTGAAAATCATGAGAGTGTAGCTGAATATGCTCATGCGATGGCTTTGTCACTGGCTTGCGGCATCGGCCGCCGTGATGCAATGGTCAAAAGTGGAGAATGGTATTTTGATGGCTTTCATCCTGGGCTTTGGGGGCGAACGGCAGGTTTGATCGGTTTAGGTCGTATTGGCGGGGCGATGGCTCGGCGCTTAATCGGTCAGGGGATGACGGTGCTGGTTGCTGACCCACAACTGAGTCAAGAAGCCGCTGCAGATGCTGGGGTTAAAATTGTAGATTTGGACACTCTTTTAGCCCAATCTGATTTGGTGTCTATTCATGCTCCTTCTATACCAAGCACACGTCATATGATGAATGATGAAGCTTTCGCAAAAATGAAGCCTGGGGCCATTATTGTTAATACGTCTCGCGGACCATTAATAGATCAAGCTGCTCTTCTGCGAGCTTTAAAAAGTGGTCGCTTAGGGGGAGCCGGGCTTGATGTATTCGAAATAGAGCCTCTCCCTGAAAATGACCCGTTACGAGAACAGAGCAATGTAATTTTAAGCCCTCACGTATCGGGTATGGATCGTATGGCTGAGGAGCTAGTAACTAAACGTTGTATCAATAATATATTGACATGGTTGCATGGTAATCCATCCGACTTAGTGCCTTATGTAGTAAACCCAGAAACATTATCTTTGAAGGAAAACACCAAGTGA
- a CDS encoding TRAP transporter large permease, translating to MSPAFVFVSFFFLVLIGAPIAIALGLTGAVSTWFSGIPMVLIPTRFFSSLDNFSLLAAPFYIFAGELMNRGGITETLITAAAKVTRAIRGGAAYANILASVFFAGISGTAIADTAALGKIFINGMPKQGYSREFSAAVTVASSMIGPIIPPSVIMIVYASVAQVSIIKLFVAGIVPGLLLGLACAVVVFITGVTKGLPKGEIKVVEKTGGKLAFESLLVFSIPLFIVFGTLSGAFTATEAGGVACVYAMLLGTFLLKTLNGRSIFDALKHSMRTTSVLYLVIAGASVLSYTLTVTGAIGEIRGLTSFFANDPTTFLLFILGVLLIAGFFLEPGVQVLLLAPIFLPISRALGIDEMQFAMVFLLSGTISLITPPVGICLFVAAQIGQIPIGRMFIAVLPFLVAQIIAIGLLIFWPSLSTFLPNLVE from the coding sequence ATGAGCCCTGCTTTTGTCTTTGTTAGCTTTTTCTTTCTCGTTTTGATAGGCGCGCCTATAGCGATCGCTTTAGGTTTGACTGGGGCCGTGTCTACTTGGTTTTCCGGTATTCCGATGGTACTCATTCCTACGCGATTTTTTAGCTCTCTTGATAACTTCTCATTATTGGCCGCACCGTTTTATATTTTTGCAGGCGAGCTAATGAATCGAGGTGGAATTACAGAAACTTTGATTACTGCAGCAGCGAAGGTTACTCGAGCAATTCGAGGTGGGGCTGCTTATGCAAATATACTAGCGTCGGTCTTTTTTGCTGGTATATCCGGAACGGCGATTGCTGATACTGCTGCATTAGGTAAGATTTTCATTAATGGTATGCCGAAGCAAGGTTATAGCCGTGAGTTTTCCGCTGCTGTCACTGTAGCAAGCTCAATGATTGGGCCTATTATTCCTCCTTCTGTCATTATGATTGTGTATGCTTCCGTAGCTCAAGTTTCAATCATTAAATTATTTGTTGCAGGGATTGTTCCGGGGCTTTTACTTGGTCTTGCTTGCGCTGTAGTGGTGTTTATAACTGGTGTTACAAAAGGTTTGCCAAAAGGTGAAATAAAAGTCGTTGAAAAAACTGGTGGCAAATTGGCTTTTGAAAGCTTACTGGTTTTTTCTATTCCTCTTTTTATCGTTTTTGGCACACTTTCAGGTGCGTTTACTGCAACGGAGGCTGGTGGTGTCGCTTGTGTATACGCAATGTTACTTGGGACCTTCCTATTAAAAACACTTAATGGCCGGTCTATTTTTGATGCGCTTAAACATTCAATGCGTACAACATCAGTGCTTTATTTGGTGATAGCTGGTGCGTCGGTTCTATCGTATACGCTTACGGTGACAGGTGCGATTGGCGAAATACGTGGACTGACTTCATTTTTTGCTAACGACCCAACCACCTTCCTACTTTTTATTTTGGGTGTGCTTTTAATAGCTGGGTTCTTCTTAGAGCCTGGTGTCCAGGTTCTTCTGCTTGCTCCTATCTTTTTGCCGATATCTAGGGCTTTAGGCATCGATGAAATGCAATTCGCAATGGTATTTCTTTTATCTGGAACCATTAGTTTGATAACTCCACCAGTGGGAATTTGTTTGTTCGTTGCTGCTCAAATAGGTCAAATTCCGATAGGTCGAATGTTTATTGCTGTCTTACCTTTTCTTGTCGCTCAGATTATTGCTATAGGGCTACTGATCTTTTGGCCAAGCCTATCAACTTTCCTTCCAAATTTAGTGGAGTAA
- a CDS encoding dihydrodipicolinate synthase family protein has translation MTITVDGIIPVMLTPFTQNNKVDWDGYSRLIDWYLENGTTALFAVCQSSEMQFLSLEERVELAKFTVKQVSGKVPVVVSGHVSDQFSDQVHELNAMAETGADGVVLVTNRLAVEGDTSDTLLRNVDALISALPEDITLGLYECPAPYRRLLSDDELIHCAQTGRFSLLKDVSCDLDIVKRRIALVKDTPLGIVNANAAIAWPAMQAGSTGFCGVFNNIHPDLYAWLYHHGSAYPELAEELATFLVLAAQAEAMGYPKLAKHYHKRLGTFSETVSRVQDYDIFERFWGVSPILDRIAQGSEFYRGKVSGLVK, from the coding sequence GTGACTATTACTGTAGACGGAATTATCCCGGTTATGCTGACCCCATTTACGCAAAATAATAAAGTGGATTGGGATGGTTATTCTCGTTTAATTGATTGGTACCTTGAAAATGGTACAACTGCACTATTCGCTGTTTGCCAATCTTCCGAAATGCAATTTCTTAGTCTTGAAGAACGTGTAGAGTTGGCAAAATTCACCGTTAAACAAGTGTCTGGAAAGGTTCCTGTAGTGGTATCTGGACATGTATCAGATCAATTTTCTGATCAGGTTCATGAACTTAATGCAATGGCCGAAACAGGGGCGGATGGTGTTGTCTTGGTGACAAACCGCTTAGCCGTAGAAGGCGATACATCAGATACCTTGCTTCGTAATGTTGATGCGTTAATTAGCGCACTTCCTGAAGACATCACTCTTGGGTTATACGAATGCCCAGCTCCATATCGTCGATTGCTTAGTGATGATGAGTTAATACATTGTGCGCAAACCGGACGTTTTTCACTTTTAAAAGATGTGTCTTGTGATTTGGATATTGTAAAACGTCGTATAGCGTTAGTGAAAGATACGCCTTTAGGTATTGTTAATGCGAATGCTGCTATTGCATGGCCAGCTATGCAAGCCGGCTCAACAGGGTTTTGTGGTGTATTTAATAATATTCATCCAGATCTTTATGCATGGTTATACCATCATGGTTCGGCTTATCCTGAATTAGCTGAGGAGCTGGCGACTTTTTTAGTTCTTGCTGCACAGGCGGAAGCTATGGGATACCCAAAACTTGCAAAGCATTATCATAAAAGACTTGGAACATTTTCTGAAACAGTAAGTCGAGTTCAAGATTATGATATTTTTGAACGCTTCTGGGGTGTTTCACCTATTTTGGATCGTATTGCTCAAGGCAGTGAATTTTACCGGGGTAAGGTTTCAGGCTTGGTTAAATGA
- a CDS encoding DEAD/DEAH box helicase: MSFASLDLHPYIIQRVTELGYSAPTPIQLAAIPVVLSGKDVMAGAQTGTGKTAAFALPLLQKIQLAKQSKDSEDIQALILTPTRELAQQVHASFEKYSTNLPIKSVVAYGGASINVQLEALRKGCDMLVATPGRLLELIMKDLIDLNGLKTLVLDEADRMLDMGFIIDIKRILKKLPESRQTLFFSATFNDDIFALSKSLLNSPQLIEVDSRNTTATKVEQTIYAVDQDRKSALLSFLIGSKNWQQVLIFTRTKLGADELAKEMQKDGIATQAIHGDKSQGARDRVLSDFKAGKVRALIATDVAARGIDIEQLHYVVNHELPYNAEDYIHRIGRTGRAGTTGLAISLVAEKEHYLLNDIEKLVGEQFIPQWLPGFEPDLNKIMSPKKRREPSKKELRAKALGLTSPKAKAPKKRRR, translated from the coding sequence ATGAGTTTTGCATCCCTAGACCTTCATCCATATATTATTCAACGCGTCACTGAATTGGGCTATTCAGCACCAACGCCCATTCAGCTTGCCGCGATTCCAGTCGTTTTATCTGGTAAAGACGTGATGGCTGGTGCCCAAACTGGTACAGGAAAAACAGCGGCTTTTGCATTACCACTCCTACAAAAAATACAACTCGCCAAACAATCCAAAGACAGTGAAGACATTCAAGCACTGATATTAACTCCGACTCGTGAACTAGCTCAGCAAGTCCATGCCAGCTTTGAAAAATACAGTACAAACCTGCCAATAAAATCGGTTGTCGCCTATGGCGGTGCCAGTATAAACGTACAACTGGAAGCACTAAGGAAAGGCTGTGATATGTTGGTCGCTACACCTGGACGTTTACTAGAGTTAATCATGAAAGATCTGATTGATTTGAATGGCCTAAAAACCTTGGTGTTGGATGAAGCAGACCGAATGCTTGATATGGGTTTCATTATTGATATAAAGAGAATATTGAAAAAGCTCCCTGAATCTAGACAGACACTGTTCTTTTCTGCCACCTTTAATGATGATATTTTTGCGCTAAGCAAAAGCCTATTAAATAGTCCGCAATTAATCGAAGTCGATAGTCGTAATACAACGGCAACTAAGGTTGAGCAGACCATTTATGCCGTTGATCAAGATAGAAAAAGTGCGCTACTGTCTTTCCTTATCGGATCCAAGAATTGGCAACAGGTCTTGATTTTTACTCGCACCAAGCTGGGCGCAGATGAGCTAGCCAAAGAAATGCAAAAAGACGGCATTGCCACTCAAGCCATTCATGGTGATAAATCACAAGGGGCACGCGACCGTGTTTTAAGCGATTTTAAAGCAGGTAAAGTGCGGGCCCTAATAGCCACAGATGTTGCAGCAAGAGGTATCGACATAGAGCAATTACATTACGTTGTTAACCACGAACTTCCTTATAACGCAGAAGATTATATTCACCGAATAGGCCGAACAGGTCGCGCAGGAACCACTGGCCTAGCTATATCCTTGGTAGCAGAAAAAGAACACTATCTACTAAACGATATTGAAAAACTTGTTGGCGAACAATTCATACCACAATGGCTCCCAGGTTTTGAACCAGACTTAAACAAAATAATGAGTCCAAAAAAACGACGGGAACCGTCAAAAAAAGAGTTGAGAGCAAAAGCTCTTGGACTCACGTCTCCAAAAGCTAAAGCTCCAAAGAAAAGGCGTCGTTAG
- a CDS encoding GntR family transcriptional regulator — protein MLMKTQTIDMQTTNSKINDGPLLRRTAYERIEALLNTGALTPGQIVSQRELVELTDSTLGSVREAVSRLEAEGLLQTLPKRGLMVPSLDITFVRNAYELRKLIEVGTLERSAAAIPKSTVESWIKQHEELLEQITDEQDKAIFEVIQELDWTMHSKIVGAGKNALVDNVYRITAIKIRMAVQSRIQVTPFNGHRVINEHLSFLRPLAAGNLELCRMKLEQHINNSLTLALGGTI, from the coding sequence ATGTTGATGAAAACTCAGACGATAGATATGCAAACAACTAACTCTAAAATTAATGATGGTCCTCTATTAAGAAGGACGGCTTATGAACGAATTGAAGCGCTCCTCAATACTGGAGCACTAACTCCTGGCCAAATTGTTTCACAACGGGAATTAGTAGAACTTACTGATTCAACACTTGGATCTGTTCGAGAAGCAGTCTCTCGATTAGAGGCGGAGGGATTACTTCAAACCCTCCCAAAACGAGGACTGATGGTTCCCAGTTTAGACATAACATTTGTTCGTAATGCTTATGAACTGCGAAAGTTAATAGAAGTAGGCACTTTAGAAAGATCTGCAGCTGCGATCCCAAAATCCACAGTAGAAAGCTGGATAAAGCAACATGAAGAGCTTCTTGAACAAATTACGGATGAACAAGACAAAGCTATATTTGAAGTGATACAGGAACTCGACTGGACTATGCATTCAAAGATAGTCGGTGCAGGCAAAAATGCACTCGTTGATAACGTTTACCGAATTACAGCGATCAAAATTCGTATGGCAGTGCAATCCAGAATTCAAGTTACACCATTTAATGGACATCGAGTCATCAATGAGCACTTATCTTTTCTTCGCCCCTTAGCTGCTGGAAACTTAGAGCTATGTCGTATGAAGCTTGAACAGCACATCAACAACTCTTTGACATTAGCTCTTGGCGGAACAATTTAG